Part of the Amblyomma americanum isolate KBUSLIRL-KWMA chromosome 7, ASM5285725v1, whole genome shotgun sequence genome, CACCTTGAGCAGTCCTAGGAGCTGCCATGCAGAAGGAAACTGACAGTATTGCCATACAGGAGAAGCTCAGGGAGCTGACCCACGTCATACAGCAATGCCAGGTAAAAAAATATCCcaccttgcaatttttttttgtccacagaaACAGACTGAAACAGTTTAAAATAACCTCTATTTGGTGCCACATAGTTGACTGTCTCCCATAAAGCTTTTTGAGATTTTAATGTGGCAGCATTAAAGGcctcgttacccagaaaatccggcatcggcaTTGTCAGtgttgagcgaaaaatcacgagcatgactctggcaggtgtgccacctaggtcgcgtgaaCTTGtgtcatcatcacaacctgcccactgggtagtaagcaaactacccaccgtggcaggtaccagttaaattaatgattggttgctcggaaagagcaacccgaGCCCCACAAGgcccatcgcagggtagtggcgcatcgcttaaccacttcaccactgcgccagcaagggtatgaggactaccaaggatctatgaatataaagtagagagtgaccttctacatatatgggaattaatccaTTACGTTATTGCGTCATACACTTGAgttggagcttaagtgtcccctccagtttttgaTGTTAAACACTCATGAATGGAAGCTGCTTTACAAGGAAAATGGCTTTTGTTGggcaacatgaactggtggggcAGTTGGTCAGCGATAATTCTTGGTGAACCATTGCAATGGCACAAGACCAGCAGGAGAAGACTGGAAGAGACACAGCGCTGCGCTGGTTCACTGAAACAGTTCACTGAAGCTATCGTTGCTAATGTAGGCACCACAGCTTTATTCTGGCAGTCCATTTTCCACCTAGTGCTGTAGTCTTATACGTACAGGGACGTGGTAAATAGGGCATTTTTGCAGACTGGATACTGTTCAGGGGTTGGATGACAGCCTCTCTGAGCGTCTTGCTCATGGAGGAGCTGACCGCCTTTCTGGAGATACGAGTAATCAGTAGGAATGCGGGCAGGATTCTAGTGTCAGCAAAAGGTTTGGACCCAGTGCCTCATACTTAGAAGACTGATATTCTACCATTAGATAGCCGTGTGCTGTGACCAACCTGTATTCAGAGCTATTCCAGCAGTCTATAATACTGGCGAGACAGTTAGCCAGATCAGTCAGCCATGTAGCTTCTTAACACATGGCACACAAAACAGCAAAAAAGGAGGGAACACCAGAAGGGCTATTTCTGACGAAAAGCTGTTCATTCATAAACAAGGTTTTATATGCAGTCTGTTACATTTTCATGTTTTCATTTTCATGTTCCTAGTGCTAAAGCTTTTCCGCATTGTGGAACAATGGTGACTGTAGTTAGCAATGGTTGTCCGGTTTTGTCTCCGCTTTCCAGCTGCAGCCAGCAATTTACCCTGAATATGAGACCTTAGTTTTTCATCTGGAGCATGCTCCTGTGTTTCCTGTAACCTGCATGAGATGTCATGCATGCCATAATCTGTTTGCACTTGCTCTTTGTCAATTATGCATGATGCAGTGCACTGTTCCTGTGGCTGAACCAGCATACCATTGAACACAAAGGCTGTTTCAAAGGGAAGTGAGGTTTATTTACAGCAAACAGCAGAGAGGTGACCTTAGCTATAGTTCCTTGGCCTGCTGCTCTGCGCTGGAAAGTAGGGAGGCAGTAGAATGAGGGGTATGAtggtgatgcaaaaaaaaaagaaaaaagagctgcGAATATACTAGCACATCACCAGTGTACATGGTCAAAGCCGTTAACTGAAATTTACACCCTGTGTAGGGAAATAATGCCTGAACTGCTGAGAGCTAAATTCAGTTCTCACATAGTGGTATTTAAGTAGGTGTTAAATGCAAAAGCAAATATTTGTTCACATCTCAGTATGCaataaagaacaccaggtggttgaCGTGGAATCAAAGGCCGCAATGACAGTGCTGCTGATTGGCTCACAGGCTGCTTGGGATATAAACCATTTTTCGTAATTGCAGTTATCTTCTTAGCACATCTCTTCTTCTTGTCGTATTGGACCACCTTTGAAAAGCACAGTGCATTACTTTCACCACAGGAGGAGCGGAACCGCAGTGAGCATAATTTGACCAACATCACTAAGACTCACGAGCGCATCCAGCAGGAGCAGAAGCTGTCACCGTACTACAAATCCAAGCTACGGGGCCAGTACAAGACTGCTCTGCAGGACGCTGAAAGCGAGGAAGAACTACTCCGAAAGGCCTTGGATATCATTTTTGAGATACGGACTATTCGCAATGAGCGGCGCATCGCTGCCAAGAATTCAGGTGTGACTTCTTGCATGCTACAAGCGTGTGCTGCATTCATTCGATAACTATATCTTTGAGATGTTTAAATTTCTTACTTCATTCTTGACAAACTGTAGCTGGCATCACTGCCAAAGTTTCATTATGCGCCAGCCACAGTGACTTTCTAGGTACGTAACTGGAGGAGGTAACTATGGTTAATGACTGGGATGTTGGCCTACAGACAGATTTTATAGGATGTTTTGTACTGTTGGCTGGCTCGCGTGTGACAGCTGTACCATTATTCATGCAGTATTCAGGCTCCTACTTCAATAATAGTGCCGTATAAATGGGCCGCACAGAATCTTCAGTAATGGGGATTATGTTTTAGGATCAGTGGCTGTCTGGTATCTCTAGCTACAGCTGATCCCAAACTTGACAGTGGTAATGTTTCAACATGTTAGTATTGCATAAGAGCAGGGTCTACGGTACAGTACAGCAATGTAAATAAAATGGCATATGACTCGATGCCTACTTCCATCATATTCTTCATTGGCTGGGAAAGTCCGCTGTCTCCCAGTGATATCCAGGTGCCATTATCTCTTGTCATCTGCAGTCTGCCTGCTGTATGGTTTGTTACCAAATGCAATAACTATGTGCCTTTAGAATAATAAACAGGCATGGAGAGCTTGAAGTTTCCATTATGGAGGCATAGCATTCAGCTGCAACCTGCCTGTGATATGGCAGTACATAATCTATCCGTGAGGGTGGAAGAGGAAAGCAAAGGTAGAATTTTCACTGACATGGCATTGAGTGGGAGGCTGAGTAGTGGAAGCAAAATAATGAGGCAAGTGGTGTACACATGGGTACGACAGCGTGTTTCTCTCATGTGCATAAAGTATGCTTATTTGAGGAATGACAGCTGACAGGGACGTTGCTGAGCATTGTTGATACTTCacatttgtttcatttttttttcttgtggcatTCTTGTTAACTAATCTTGTGTTGGGCAATGAGTATCTTGTTGGAGGTCAGTGTTATACATAAgcttgtctatttttttttataatgccaCAGCCACTTCAGTAACACTTGTTTGTGTTATACGACTTGGAGATCCCCGGAAATGAAAGCACACAGGTGGAGTAGATGATGGCAAGCAATATGAGAGCTCTCCTGTCCTGCTCACTGAACAGCTTACCAATGCCTACTTTTGCATGATTGCAACATCTCAGCAAGGAGCCACTGTGGCATATTCTTTCCCTGGTAATAATTGCCAGTGCATTTTGTCTCTTTTTAGAGTTCTGAGCTCTGCATCAGGCTCTGTGACGACTTCCACTTTTGTACCATGCAGCCACTGCGTGCATCTCTGTTGCTGTCATGGCCACCGGACACGTTTTTCCAAAAGCATGCACTCTTGGCCAGCAAAGAGCGTGCATGCAAAAGAGAAAACAGAGCCTGGTCGATTTTCCTCCATGGTGGTTGCATGCCCTTTTGTTGGTAGCGCTGTGGTATAACCTTGTCTGTTGTGCCTCACGTGTTCCAGGCAGCGTAGGCAGACGGAGCACATCTTTTTCAGAGCGTCCCAAGGAGGCTCTTCGTCGAGGGGCCTTGATGAAGATGCTGCAGCAGAATGCGCTGACGCTGCCCCTCTTCATTGGGAAAGAAGATGAGAAGCCACCACCACTGTGCGGAGCCATTCCAGCTGAGCCAAACTACGCAGCCAAGGTGAGCTGCAGAACCTTAATTTCTTTGTCACATGAGAGTCAGCTGCTTTAATAACAACTTTGTCTGGTGAGAAGCTTTGTGAAGCTGGTGAGTAGTTTGGAAGGGCCTGGCTTCGTGTCAGTGTAAATGGGAGAGTTTAGGGGAGCAGTGATGTTCCGAACTGCTAAAAATGGAATGTGATGCTAGCTTACGTTGtcctctttttcatttttgagCTGCTACAAGTCTTATTTGAACTGCTGTGTAAACTTAGCATGACACACTACgataaaagctcgttaattcgaacttcaaggCACCCGGAAAGAAGCTTTAATCATCCTAAAGTTCGAACTATCGAATGACCGCagaaaaactgacaagaaccgcttgcatcACGATAAATTTATTGAGTGAAAGATTGGGCAATAGTTGCCCAATTTTGAGAGTAGTGCAGCTCCAGGATGGATGCATACCTAACAAGCGGCCACATCGCATGTGAGGCGGTTTCACCGGGCAACTGCTTAACGGCACTTGACAACCATGCAATTTGGGCGCACTGGAACACTGAAAGAACTATGGCGCTGAAGTTGGAGAGAAAAGACGGGCAAGGCACTAATCAGCATTTGAAGCTGTGCTGGGTTGGCTGGCTGATGCCGGATGGTTGGGCCGTCGTTGCTGCGGGCTGGTGCTAAGGTTTGTGTAGCAAACGAAACTAAGTGGTCTAACTGTTTTCAGAGACAGGGCATCTGTTCGTCACCATGTCTGCTGTTGCACGCATGTCAGAGGTGCTCAAGTAACTCTGCAGCATGGAATTCAGATTTGAGTACGGCTATTTGGACACTCCACTCATACCTGTGTACGGTCACCCTTTGGGAGCTCACTTGAACTAACCACTGCAAGACCCGTGGTATCTAAATTAGCCAGCGTATGAGGCCATCGACTTACATGGGCACTGGCCAGGACCATGACGGCAGTTTCTGTTATCTGGACTTATCTGGTTATCTGGAATTAACGGAGGTCGAAATAACGATATTTTACTGTACAACACCGGCTTTCACCCCTCTTTCTCAGGAATAATTAAGTCTGCATGAACTCTGAATAAAACTTCATTTTAACACATTAGCGTGAAGGTgatcatgtcgcagaaaagccggcgtcggcatTGTTGACTATCAGCAAAAAATCCgctaaaaatccccagagaagcaacttggGAGGTAggtggccacctaggtcacgtgaccttgtgccataatcataacctgcccaccagatttgagcaaactgcgcaccgtggcaggtggaagttaataAGTCCCACCGGTAGCAGTACGTACCatcagggcagtggtgcatcgcttaacctctgcaccactgcaccaggaagggtatgaggactcctaaggatctgtgaatgttaagtagagagtgaccaattctgcatacataTGGACATTAACGCATTAGCTATCGCGTCGAACCCTAAGGCAGAGCTTAGGTGACCCCTCCAATTTTGTTTGTTCCCCCTTGCCCCTTTAGGTTGGAGACATGGTGGCAGCCCTAGCACGAGGCCCTGACGATGATGAGAACTGGATCCTGGCAGAGGTGCTTCATTACAGCCACAGCAGCGCCAAGTATGAGGTGGACGACATCGACGAGGAGCAGAAGGAGCGACACACACTCAGCCGGCGCCGAGTTGTGcccctgcctctgctgcgggCAAATCCCCTGACAGACCCATCCGCGCTCTTTGCAAAAGGAACACTGGTGATGGCACTGTACCCGCAGACCACCTGCTTTTACCGGGCTCTTGTGCATGAGCCTCCCACTGGCCCCCAGGACGACTACCTCGTTCTCTTTGAGGACTCATCTTACCCTGAGGGGTATTCACCTCCACTTGCAGTTGCACAGCGCTACGTCATCTGCTGCAAGGAGATGCGCAAGAAGTAGTGTGCTAGTGTCATTCTGGAATGCGTGCTTCATCCATTCATTTCTCTCACCCGCACCGAGTGCTTGTACATTTGTGTGTAATACTGTGAAACCAGTCAAATTAAACTGTGTCACTTTCAGTGTTCGTAAGCTTTTCattatattgtcaccgagaaacggtttacgtaagcagggctggtttacttgtgttacttatacgcgcaagatgTTGTTGGgatgcgcaaggcagcaggcagcacgagagatgaagacgacaaagcatctagccccgagatggctcaaggcttgccaactgccaggaaatgtaGTTTagccgcagtatggcgccactagaggagttagtagtgcGGCAATATTGTCTTTGTGGATGCAAAGGCTGGCTGGCAGCTGAAATCATGCATTGTATGTTTGCAGTACTTATTAACAGCAGTCATCTGTTCCCGACCTTTGTCTTTTTGCTGATTTTCTCAAAATTtacgtgctgtgcaatgtcagcaggGCCCTAGTAGAAACTTCATCACTGCCGGCTTGTCATGCTAGTTAATGCAACTGTGGTTTGGGCCTTTGGACCAACAAAATGGTCTCACAAATTACGTGCATGTGAGAACATTTTCATCAGTGACCAGACTGTAGAGAATAGCTGTGAAAGTGACAAAGAAGGCCTTGAGTAGGACGTGCACATTTACtggagagaaaaaaagcaatgagTCACTGAGGATTCCTTTACATGCTGCTTGTAG contains:
- the Sgf29 gene encoding SAGA-associated factor 29 isoform X3, coding for MQKETDSIAIQEKLRELTHVIQQCQEERNRSEHNLTNITKTHERIQQEQKLSPYYKSKLRGQYKTALQDAESEEELLRKALDIIFEIRTIRNERRIAAKNSERPKEALRRGALMKMLQQNALTLPLFIGKEDEKPPPLCGAIPAEPNYAAKVGDMVAALARGPDDDENWILAEVLHYSHSSAKYEVDDIDEEQKERHTLSRRRVVPLPLLRANPLTDPSALFAKGTLVMALYPQTTCFYRALVHEPPTGPQDDYLVLFEDSSYPEGYSPPLAVAQRYVICCKEMRKK
- the Sgf29 gene encoding SAGA-associated factor 29 isoform X1 → MQKETDSIAIQEKLRELTHVIQQCQEERNRSEHNLTNITKTHERIQQEQKLSPYYKSKLRGQYKTALQDAESEEELLRKALDIIFEIRTIRNERRIAAKNSATACISVAVMATGHVFPKACTLGQQRACMQKRKQSLVDFPPWWLHALLLVALWYNLVCCASRVPGSVGRRSTSFSERPKEALRRGALMKMLQQNALTLPLFIGKEDEKPPPLCGAIPAEPNYAAKVGDMVAALARGPDDDENWILAEVLHYSHSSAKYEVDDIDEEQKERHTLSRRRVVPLPLLRANPLTDPSALFAKGTLVMALYPQTTCFYRALVHEPPTGPQDDYLVLFEDSSYPEGYSPPLAVAQRYVICCKEMRKK
- the Sgf29 gene encoding SAGA-associated factor 29 isoform X2 — its product is MQKETDSIAIQEKLRELTHVIQQCQEERNRSEHNLTNITKTHERIQQEQKLSPYYKSKLRGQYKTALQDAESEEELLRKALDIIFEIRTIRNERRIAAKNSGSVGRRSTSFSERPKEALRRGALMKMLQQNALTLPLFIGKEDEKPPPLCGAIPAEPNYAAKVGDMVAALARGPDDDENWILAEVLHYSHSSAKYEVDDIDEEQKERHTLSRRRVVPLPLLRANPLTDPSALFAKGTLVMALYPQTTCFYRALVHEPPTGPQDDYLVLFEDSSYPEGYSPPLAVAQRYVICCKEMRKK